A single Clostridium sp. AN503 DNA region contains:
- a CDS encoding tripartite tricarboxylate transporter substrate binding protein, giving the protein MKKKIAIVMAAAMALTMAGCSVSTTSKAPAGTTAQTTESASETAAGSSEAADSAGAAKGDAAETTEAAAATDYPNKPINMIIPYGAGGTTDVYGRTLAALLEKQLGQPITVTNQGGASGSIGSQYVKDQASDGYTLLVCAETMGTYRTMGTSELGYDDFTIVAPLVGDPKVVVVGKDSKYNTLQELLDDIKANPGKITMSHSGPGGSGHNQGLVLGELGYDVAMTSFDSGNAALLGVIGGQVDFTNPNISTLQSYIESGEVKALAVFSSERMEAYPDIPAFTETVPEAEKYLDIPYTALTFCVNNDTPKEVVDVLKDAAQKVFADPEWTEFVETNAAEKLYEKYTTDEEIKAFYDKCQSVICWLQYDNGVAPNSPDQYGIERMAE; this is encoded by the coding sequence ATGAAAAAGAAAATTGCGATCGTCATGGCGGCGGCCATGGCACTGACAATGGCAGGATGCAGCGTATCAACCACATCCAAGGCACCGGCGGGCACCACGGCTCAGACGACGGAGAGTGCATCAGAGACTGCGGCGGGGAGCAGCGAGGCAGCGGACAGCGCCGGGGCGGCAAAAGGTGATGCGGCAGAGACTACAGAGGCTGCAGCAGCGACAGATTATCCGAATAAACCGATCAATATGATCATTCCTTATGGCGCGGGCGGCACCACCGACGTATACGGCAGGACCCTGGCGGCGCTTTTGGAGAAGCAGCTTGGTCAGCCGATCACAGTGACCAATCAGGGCGGCGCGTCCGGCAGCATCGGTTCCCAGTATGTGAAGGACCAGGCGTCCGACGGTTATACCCTGTTAGTGTGCGCAGAGACCATGGGAACCTACCGGACCATGGGGACCAGCGAGCTGGGCTATGATGATTTTACCATCGTGGCGCCGCTTGTGGGCGATCCCAAGGTAGTTGTAGTAGGAAAGGACTCTAAATACAATACCCTTCAGGAGCTTTTAGACGATATCAAGGCGAACCCGGGCAAGATCACCATGTCCCATTCCGGACCTGGCGGCAGCGGCCACAACCAGGGGCTTGTCCTCGGGGAACTGGGCTACGACGTGGCGATGACCAGCTTTGACAGCGGCAACGCAGCGCTGCTTGGCGTGATCGGGGGACAGGTGGATTTCACCAACCCGAATATCTCTACCCTGCAGAGCTACATTGAGAGCGGCGAGGTAAAGGCGCTTGCCGTGTTCTCCTCTGAGCGCATGGAAGCCTATCCGGACATCCCGGCCTTCACCGAGACCGTTCCGGAAGCGGAGAAATACCTGGATATCCCGTACACCGCGCTGACCTTCTGCGTCAACAACGACACCCCGAAAGAGGTGGTGGACGTGCTGAAGGATGCGGCGCAGAAAGTATTTGCAGATCCGGAGTGGACGGAGTTTGTGGAGACCAACGCGGCCGAGAAGCTGTATGAGAAATATACCACCGACGAGGAGATCAAGGCATTTTATGACAAATGCCAGTCCGTTATCTGCTGGCTGCAGTACGACAACGGCGTGGCGCCCAACAGCCCGGACCAGTACGGCATTGAGCGGATGGCGGAGTGA
- a CDS encoding tripartite tricarboxylate transporter TctB family protein, with protein MKQKSIWNHAVQEGILFLLLGGALLWHGLDGYNQAFIKDWSQSPYLFPVLVAVLMGALSFSLLYQGMKAMQGGGATAGAGRQMSDDAQAIAGAGGEKKADSPAKQTIPVLVVLGMSLIYYLALAVLRIPYITFGILSWSLTISNFEVCTFIFLVAMMLYLGVRRIPVLAAVPLGTTLFLSVAFRAMLHVLLP; from the coding sequence ATGAAACAGAAATCGATTTGGAACCATGCGGTCCAGGAAGGAATCCTGTTCCTGCTCCTGGGCGGCGCGCTGCTCTGGCACGGGCTGGATGGCTATAACCAGGCGTTTATCAAAGACTGGTCCCAGTCGCCGTACCTGTTCCCGGTACTGGTGGCGGTGCTGATGGGCGCGCTGTCTTTCAGCCTGCTGTATCAGGGGATGAAGGCGATGCAGGGTGGCGGTGCTACGGCGGGAGCTGGAAGACAGATGTCTGATGATGCTCAGGCAATTGCGGGAGCCGGCGGAGAAAAGAAGGCGGATTCTCCGGCAAAGCAAACGATTCCGGTGCTGGTGGTTCTTGGCATGAGCCTGATCTATTACCTGGCTCTGGCGGTGCTCAGGATCCCGTATATTACCTTCGGCATCCTGTCATGGTCTCTGACTATATCGAATTTTGAAGTGTGTACGTTCATTTTCCTGGTGGCGATGATGCTGTATCTGGGGGTCCGCAGGATCCCGGTGCTGGCGGCTGTGCCTTTAGGCACAACCCTGTTCCTCAGTGTGGCATTCCGCGCCATGCTGCATGTACTGTTACCATAG